A single Silvibacterium dinghuense DNA region contains:
- a CDS encoding APC family permease has protein sequence MKILDLLFGKPLASSEERAEQVGPSAGLPIFGLDALSSAAYGPEAALTLLIPLGMAGVYQIVPVIGAILCLLVIVYFSYCQTIEAYPHGGGSYTVASENLGAGAGLLAAAALMIDYILTAAVGISAGVGALVSAVPSLQTHLLGLCLLILLILTLVNMRGVRDTGVVFQIPTYLFLGTLLIVILLGGVHVLLGKGHPVPVVAPPKLPPATAMLGWWLLLKVFSSGCTAMTGVEAVSNGVMAFRDPRTKNARVTLTIIIAFLIVLLAGIALLCRFYGIGATDPNGKGYESVLSQLTAAVTGRGWFYYVTIGGILLVLSLSANTAFADFPRLTRSIAHNDYLPHVFLLRGRRLLHSHGIYALVFFTATLLIIFGGVTDKLIPLYAIGAFMAFTLSQAGMVVHWMKNPGPGSKWRMAVNGVGALATGVTLLVVLVAKFRAGAWVTALLIPLMIFLMLRVRVHYSRVRRETNCPTPLRVDHLEPPVVILPLDRWSRITEKAIRFALAMSPEVIAVHVESEDSKKSICDEWDNMVVAPLEKAHHAVPQLVQLQSPYRFVLAPVVDFILGKEKELENRQIAVLVPELVVKHWWENLLHNQRANVLKLLLLLKGNQRIVVINIPWYLQR, from the coding sequence ATGAAGATTCTCGATCTGCTGTTTGGCAAACCCCTCGCATCCAGCGAGGAACGCGCGGAACAGGTAGGCCCCTCGGCCGGCCTGCCGATCTTCGGCCTCGACGCTCTGAGCTCGGCGGCATACGGACCGGAAGCGGCGCTGACGCTGCTGATTCCGCTGGGCATGGCAGGCGTGTACCAGATTGTGCCGGTCATCGGGGCAATCCTGTGCCTGCTGGTCATCGTGTATTTCTCCTACTGCCAGACGATCGAGGCCTATCCTCACGGCGGCGGCTCGTACACGGTAGCCAGCGAGAACCTGGGCGCGGGAGCGGGGCTGCTGGCCGCGGCGGCGCTGATGATCGACTACATTCTGACGGCGGCGGTGGGTATTTCGGCCGGCGTGGGCGCTCTGGTCTCCGCCGTGCCTTCGCTGCAGACGCATCTTCTCGGGCTATGCCTGTTGATCCTTCTGATCCTCACGCTGGTCAACATGCGCGGCGTGCGCGATACGGGCGTGGTCTTCCAGATTCCGACTTATCTCTTCCTGGGAACGCTGCTGATCGTGATCCTGCTGGGCGGGGTTCACGTCCTGCTGGGCAAGGGACACCCAGTGCCGGTGGTGGCTCCTCCGAAGCTTCCGCCCGCGACGGCCATGCTGGGCTGGTGGCTGCTGCTCAAGGTCTTCTCCAGCGGCTGCACGGCGATGACCGGCGTCGAAGCGGTTTCGAACGGCGTGATGGCCTTCCGCGATCCGCGCACGAAGAATGCGCGCGTCACGCTGACCATCATCATCGCCTTCCTGATCGTGCTGCTGGCAGGCATCGCGCTGCTGTGCCGGTTCTACGGCATCGGCGCCACGGACCCGAATGGGAAAGGCTATGAGAGCGTGCTCTCGCAGCTGACGGCGGCGGTGACAGGACGAGGCTGGTTCTACTACGTGACCATCGGCGGCATCCTGCTGGTGCTGTCGCTCTCCGCGAATACCGCGTTTGCGGACTTTCCGCGCCTTACGCGGTCGATTGCGCATAACGACTACCTGCCGCATGTCTTTCTACTGCGCGGACGGCGTCTGCTGCACTCCCACGGCATCTATGCCCTGGTCTTTTTCACCGCCACGCTGCTCATCATCTTCGGCGGCGTGACCGACAAGCTGATTCCGCTGTACGCCATCGGCGCCTTCATGGCCTTTACCCTCTCGCAGGCGGGCATGGTGGTGCACTGGATGAAGAATCCAGGCCCCGGCTCGAAGTGGCGCATGGCGGTGAACGGCGTGGGCGCGCTGGCCACCGGCGTGACCCTGCTGGTGGTGCTGGTGGCGAAGTTCCGGGCCGGCGCCTGGGTGACCGCGCTGCTGATTCCGCTGATGATCTTCCTCATGCTGCGCGTGCGCGTGCACTACTCGCGCGTCCGGCGCGAGACCAACTGCCCGACACCGCTGCGCGTCGACCATCTTGAGCCGCCGGTGGTCATTCTGCCTCTGGACCGCTGGAGCCGCATCACGGAAAAGGCGATCCGCTTCGCCCTTGCCATGTCTCCAGAAGTGATTGCCGTGCACGTGGAGAGCGAGGACAGCAAGAAGAGCATCTGCGACGAATGGGACAACATGGTCGTCGCTCCCCTCGAAAAAGCCCATCATGCGGTGCCGCAGCTGGTGCAGCTGCAATCCCCTTATCGTTTTGTACTGGCACCGGTCGTGGACTTCATCCTGGGGAAGGAAAAGGAGCTGGAGAACCGGCAGATTGCGGTGCTTGTTCCCGAACTGGTGGTGAAGCACTGGTGGGAAAACCTGCTGCACAACCAGCGCGCCAACGTACTCAAGCTGCTGCTGCTGCTCAAAGGCAACCAGCGCATCGTGGTCATCAATATCCCCTGGTACCTGCAGCGCTAG
- the gatB gene encoding Asp-tRNA(Asn)/Glu-tRNA(Gln) amidotransferase subunit GatB, translating to MSTAMSLSPEILAKYEPVIGLEVHVQLLTETKAFCGCANRFGSAPNTNVCPVCLGLPGSLPVLNARAVEFATLASMAINCQVNERSIFARKNYFYPDSPKGYQISQFDKPLAEHGYIDVPTPNGTKRIGITRLHMEEDAGKSLHDGQPDSNLYTSVDLNRCGTPLVEIVSEPDIRTPDEAYEYLTRLKEILLYTAVSDCNMEEGSLRCDANVSVRPRGQEKFGTKAEVKNVNSFRYIRSALEYEIERQIEVIEGGGRVVQETRLWNAAEGRTYSMRSKEQAHDYRYFPEPDLPPLIVSAEFRAKIAATMPELPEARRARLVAEYEITEQDAATLTATRAFADQFEEAAKAAKSPKRVANLVQSELTMRLKLKGLELEQSPISMKGIALAADLAEEGKLSSKQLKQLFDIAFENGEDFPAVYEREKPQQISDAGALETMIDEVIAANPKQVEQYRAGKKTVAAFFVGQVMRLSKGQANPALLNELVAKKLEN from the coding sequence ATGAGCACCGCTATGAGCCTTTCGCCGGAGATTCTGGCCAAGTACGAACCAGTCATCGGACTCGAAGTCCACGTCCAGCTGCTCACCGAGACCAAAGCCTTCTGTGGCTGCGCGAACCGTTTCGGCTCAGCTCCGAACACGAATGTCTGCCCGGTCTGCCTCGGCCTGCCCGGCTCGCTGCCGGTGCTCAATGCACGCGCCGTCGAGTTCGCCACGCTGGCCTCCATGGCGATCAACTGCCAGGTGAACGAGCGCTCCATCTTCGCGCGCAAAAACTACTTCTATCCCGATTCACCCAAGGGCTACCAGATCTCGCAGTTCGACAAGCCGCTCGCCGAGCATGGCTATATCGACGTGCCCACGCCGAACGGCACCAAGCGCATCGGCATCACGCGCCTGCACATGGAAGAGGACGCCGGCAAGAGCCTGCACGACGGCCAGCCCGACTCGAACCTCTACACCTCGGTCGATCTCAACCGCTGCGGCACGCCGCTGGTCGAAATCGTCAGCGAACCGGATATCCGCACGCCCGACGAGGCCTACGAGTACCTCACGCGTCTCAAGGAAATCCTCCTCTACACCGCCGTCTCCGACTGCAACATGGAAGAGGGCTCGCTGCGTTGCGATGCCAATGTGAGCGTGCGTCCGCGCGGTCAGGAAAAGTTCGGCACCAAGGCCGAGGTCAAGAACGTCAACTCCTTCCGCTACATCCGCTCCGCGCTGGAGTACGAGATTGAGCGCCAGATCGAGGTGATCGAAGGCGGCGGCCGCGTGGTGCAGGAGACGCGTCTCTGGAACGCAGCCGAGGGCCGTACCTACTCCATGCGCTCCAAGGAGCAGGCGCACGACTACCGCTATTTCCCTGAGCCCGATCTTCCGCCGCTCATCGTCTCCGCCGAGTTCCGCGCGAAGATCGCCGCGACCATGCCGGAGCTGCCCGAGGCGCGCCGCGCCCGCCTGGTTGCCGAGTACGAAATCACCGAGCAGGATGCTGCGACTCTGACCGCGACCCGCGCCTTTGCCGATCAGTTTGAAGAAGCGGCAAAGGCGGCGAAGAGTCCCAAGCGCGTGGCTAACCTGGTGCAGAGCGAGCTGACCATGCGCCTCAAGCTCAAGGGCCTCGAGCTCGAGCAGTCGCCCATCAGCATGAAGGGCATTGCCCTCGCCGCCGATCTCGCCGAAGAGGGCAAGCTCTCGAGCAAGCAGCTCAAGCAGCTCTTCGATATCGCTTTTGAGAACGGTGAGGATTTCCCCGCCGTCTACGAGCGCGAGAAGCCGCAGCAGATCAGCGATGCGGGCGCCCTCGAAACCATGATCGATGAGGTTATCGCCGCGAACCCCAAGCAGGTGGAGCAGTATCGCGCCGGCAAGAAGACGGTCGCAGCCTTCTTCGTCGGCCAGGTCATGCGCCTCTCGAAGGGACAGGCCAATCCCGCTCTGCTGAACGAGCTGGTAGCGAAGAAGCTGGAGAACTAG
- a CDS encoding outer membrane protein: MKFLRLFPLLAFVFLSFDSGHAQTDAAISYYGAFTGSTSGNGTVQSPSNQGGYLLEMRHISNPLVGYELNYSFNRANQGYNLESVKAGAHEVGADWFVSFPIANFKPFLLAGGGLLFFSPDGGQSGTQSNTKPVFVYGGGLDWTVIPHFGLRFQYRGNVYHAPDLLKAVSSTHTALNTAEPMLGAYFRF; this comes from the coding sequence ATGAAGTTTCTGCGTCTTTTCCCCCTTCTTGCGTTCGTTTTCCTGAGCTTTGATTCCGGCCATGCGCAGACCGATGCGGCCATCAGCTATTACGGCGCCTTTACCGGCTCCACCAGCGGAAACGGCACCGTGCAGAGCCCGTCCAACCAGGGCGGATACCTGCTCGAGATGCGCCACATCTCCAACCCCCTCGTCGGCTACGAGCTGAACTACTCCTTCAATCGTGCCAACCAGGGTTACAACCTCGAATCCGTGAAGGCCGGCGCGCATGAGGTCGGTGCGGACTGGTTCGTCTCCTTCCCTATAGCCAACTTCAAGCCTTTTCTGCTGGCCGGTGGCGGCCTGCTCTTCTTCTCGCCCGATGGCGGACAGAGCGGCACGCAGAGCAACACCAAGCCGGTCTTTGTTTACGGCGGCGGCCTCGACTGGACCGTCATTCCTCATTTCGGCCTGCGTTTTCAATACCGTGGCAACGTCTACCACGCGCCCGACCTGCTGAAGGCTGTCTCCTCCACGCACACCGCCTTGAATACCGCGGAGCCGATGCTCGGCGCCTACTTCCGCTTCTGA
- a CDS encoding elongation factor G, with product MKSYLGNEIRNVAVVGHAHSGKTTLISALLHAAHMTPRLGHVEDGSAVTAYDEEEVARRTTMQTAVAFAEWNGIKVNLVDTPGFHMFLHEARAAMIPVESALVVINTPCGLEPMTERVWQYAEEFNLPRVVVLNQMDHPRAAENVHSTINALREHFGRHLIPVQLPMVGASGFEGVVDLVTMQAFFYTPNGDGAGRIGDIPESMRETVKAAHEVLVELVAEGKDDLMEEFFAQGTIPEQHLITALHEAIREDRIFPVLFASGGACIATDHLLDFLKVYAPSPAERAPIAARAAHQVPSIHGAAMTNGTSHGHASADVLSATPSPGLVQEFVMRKVDDGEPPSLFVFKTMTDPFAGRISFFKVFSGVVKNDAMLANYSRHSVEKLSHLCVMQGHTAVPVADLHAGDLGAVAKLKETYTCDSLGDKGHDIFFEPVTVPEAAMTWAIEPRTRADEDKLAGALHKLMEEDLLVRFFRDPQTKEFLIAGAGQPHIEAVVSKLRRRYHTEVTLKAPKVPYRETIRSRAEAQGKHKKQTGGHGQYGDCKIRIEPLPRGSGFEFINDIFGGAIPRQYVPAVEKGIQEAAARGCLAGHPVTDFRATVYDGSFHEVDSNELSFKMAGRLAFRKCMEQARPALLEPVMRVEIDAPEEFAGALMGDLNQRRGRVQGMDSSGARNGTTRLHAEVPMAEMLSYGQTLTALTQGRGSFHMEMDHYDLVPQPIADKLIASAKRPAADEDES from the coding sequence ATGAAATCCTATCTGGGAAATGAGATCCGCAATGTAGCCGTTGTCGGTCACGCCCACAGTGGCAAAACCACCCTCATCTCTGCTCTGCTCCATGCCGCTCACATGACACCGCGTCTCGGCCACGTCGAGGACGGCAGCGCCGTCACCGCCTACGACGAGGAAGAAGTTGCCCGCCGCACCACCATGCAGACCGCCGTGGCCTTTGCCGAGTGGAACGGCATCAAGGTCAACCTGGTCGATACGCCCGGCTTCCACATGTTCCTGCACGAAGCCCGCGCCGCGATGATTCCGGTCGAGTCTGCGCTCGTCGTCATCAACACCCCCTGCGGTCTTGAACCCATGACCGAGCGCGTCTGGCAGTATGCCGAGGAGTTCAATCTGCCGCGCGTGGTCGTGCTCAACCAGATGGACCATCCGCGTGCGGCGGAGAACGTGCACTCGACCATCAATGCGCTGCGCGAGCACTTCGGCCGTCATTTGATCCCGGTACAGTTACCCATGGTCGGCGCTTCGGGCTTCGAGGGCGTCGTCGATCTCGTCACCATGCAGGCCTTCTTCTACACGCCGAACGGGGACGGCGCAGGCCGCATCGGCGATATTCCGGAATCCATGCGCGAGACCGTGAAAGCCGCTCATGAGGTCCTTGTCGAACTGGTGGCCGAAGGCAAGGACGACCTCATGGAAGAGTTCTTTGCCCAGGGCACCATCCCCGAGCAGCACCTCATCACCGCGCTGCACGAGGCTATCCGCGAAGACCGTATCTTTCCTGTCCTCTTTGCCAGCGGCGGCGCCTGCATCGCGACCGATCATCTGCTCGACTTCCTCAAGGTCTACGCGCCGTCGCCGGCCGAGCGCGCTCCTATCGCTGCCCGTGCCGCCCATCAGGTGCCGTCGATTCACGGCGCAGCCATGACGAATGGCACGAGCCATGGCCACGCGTCTGCCGATGTGTTGTCTGCCACGCCAAGCCCGGGGCTCGTGCAGGAGTTCGTCATGCGTAAAGTCGATGACGGTGAGCCGCCCTCGCTTTTCGTCTTCAAGACCATGACCGATCCCTTTGCCGGGCGCATCAGCTTCTTCAAGGTCTTCTCCGGCGTGGTGAAAAACGATGCTATGCTCGCCAACTATTCGCGCCACTCCGTCGAAAAGCTCTCGCACCTGTGCGTGATGCAGGGGCACACCGCCGTGCCGGTTGCCGATCTGCACGCCGGCGATCTCGGCGCCGTTGCCAAGCTCAAAGAGACCTACACCTGCGACTCGCTTGGCGACAAGGGGCACGACATCTTCTTTGAGCCGGTGACCGTGCCCGAGGCGGCGATGACCTGGGCCATCGAGCCGCGCACCCGCGCCGATGAAGACAAGCTCGCCGGCGCGCTGCACAAGCTGATGGAAGAAGATCTGCTGGTGCGCTTCTTCCGCGATCCGCAGACGAAAGAGTTTCTCATCGCCGGAGCCGGGCAGCCGCACATCGAGGCCGTGGTCTCGAAGCTCCGCCGCCGCTACCACACCGAGGTCACCCTCAAGGCTCCGAAGGTGCCCTACCGCGAGACCATCCGCAGCCGCGCCGAAGCCCAGGGCAAGCACAAGAAGCAGACTGGCGGACACGGCCAGTATGGCGATTGCAAGATTCGCATCGAGCCGCTGCCGCGCGGCTCGGGCTTTGAGTTCATCAATGACATCTTCGGCGGCGCGATTCCGCGCCAGTATGTGCCGGCGGTGGAGAAGGGTATCCAGGAGGCCGCGGCGCGCGGCTGTCTCGCCGGGCATCCGGTGACCGACTTCCGCGCCACGGTCTACGACGGTAGCTTCCACGAGGTCGACTCGAACGAACTCTCCTTCAAGATGGCCGGCCGCCTCGCCTTCCGCAAATGCATGGAGCAGGCGCGGCCCGCGCTGCTCGAGCCGGTGATGCGCGTGGAGATCGATGCCCCGGAAGAGTTTGCCGGAGCGCTGATGGGCGATCTGAACCAGCGGCGCGGGCGCGTGCAGGGTATGGACTCCTCAGGCGCGCGCAATGGCACGACCCGCCTGCACGCCGAGGTGCCGATGGCCGAGATGCTCAGCTACGGGCAGACGCTCACCGCACTCACCCAGGGCCGCGGCAGCTTCCACATGGAGATGGATCACTACGACCTGGTGCCGCAGCCGATTGCCGACAAGCTCATCGCCAGCGCAAAGCGGCCTGCGGCGGATGAGGACGAGAGTTAA
- a CDS encoding ABC transporter permease: MHGIASDLRLAGRQLHKSPGFAITVVLMLAFGIGATTAIFSIVDGVLLHSLPFPHPDRLVTLGDQVAGTDWGQHDPGPVTAPEVLRYPRDTRSFSSLGGYGGTRMELSGSGRPETISVAQMTPSVFTTLGVQPLLGRIFTPQEDTGHQQVAVLSYRTWQTRFGGDPKLLGSKILLNRKPYVVIGVMPRAFEFPLVRNQLYRAELWVPISFSPDQLTPEADGDWYLNMVGRLKPGVTVAQAEADANQVAAGIMRGYPADIANFRFHAVIYPLQQITVENSRSLLRMLFWAVSVVLAIACANFAGLLMVRAIRRQCETAVRMALGATARTLLRQAIAESTLLSLAGGLLDIGLAAMAIYGGRNFLPSNLPLANQIALNWRVAGFALLLALLTGVVAGLAPGLASLRTNVNARLKEGGRTGSAGSAHARLRSALVVAEIAVALVLLATSGLLLRSFQKMNEVDLGFRPDHVTTAVYSLPPKQYAAQARIDTFNRDLLARLRQQPGVISVGLTTTIPATGDGLWSMVPEGYVDPRGPDRASASPTQVIGDYFQTMGIPLLAGRYFTESDTADNQLVVIVNHELAEHYWPHQSPIGKRLREGTEKSKTPWLTVVGEVADAKLGSPDQDASEQFYLPVAQLEKDAGSEASPDDLNGNEGYVVVRTALPPEQMEPTMRRVVQSLDPDLPLSEVATMEQVLSQSESSRRFNTAVIAAFAVAAVLLAGLGIYSIVAFSVASRVQEMAIRLALGSPRARILRLVLSFGGRLALLGAGLGIAGTLVTSRLVRSFLFQVGPFDPVVLLLAAVSVFALALLASAIPAWRAARVDPNHALHSE; this comes from the coding sequence ATGCACGGTATCGCTTCAGATCTTCGTCTGGCGGGCCGCCAGCTCCACAAGTCACCGGGTTTCGCGATTACAGTGGTGCTGATGCTGGCTTTCGGCATCGGGGCGACCACGGCTATCTTCTCCATCGTTGATGGTGTGCTGCTGCACTCGCTGCCCTTTCCTCATCCGGACCGGTTGGTCACTCTCGGCGATCAGGTTGCCGGGACCGATTGGGGGCAGCATGATCCGGGGCCGGTGACTGCGCCCGAGGTGCTGAGATATCCGCGCGACACGCGCTCTTTCTCGAGCCTGGGAGGTTACGGCGGCACGCGCATGGAACTCTCCGGCTCTGGCCGGCCGGAAACCATCTCCGTTGCGCAGATGACTCCCTCGGTCTTCACCACGCTCGGCGTCCAGCCACTGCTCGGCCGCATTTTTACTCCACAGGAGGATACCGGCCACCAGCAGGTCGCGGTGCTTAGCTACCGCACCTGGCAGACGCGCTTCGGCGGCGATCCGAAGTTGTTGGGCTCCAAGATCCTGCTCAATCGCAAACCGTACGTTGTGATTGGAGTGATGCCGCGCGCCTTTGAGTTTCCTCTCGTGAGAAATCAGCTCTATCGTGCTGAGCTGTGGGTGCCAATCAGCTTTTCGCCCGATCAGCTTACCCCCGAGGCCGATGGCGACTGGTACCTGAACATGGTGGGGCGGCTGAAGCCGGGCGTGACCGTGGCGCAGGCCGAGGCCGATGCCAATCAGGTCGCCGCCGGGATCATGCGCGGTTACCCTGCCGACATAGCGAACTTCCGCTTCCATGCCGTGATCTATCCTCTCCAGCAGATCACGGTCGAGAATAGCCGGTCGCTGCTTCGGATGCTCTTCTGGGCGGTGAGCGTAGTGCTGGCCATCGCGTGCGCCAACTTCGCCGGCCTGCTCATGGTGCGGGCTATCCGCCGCCAGTGTGAAACTGCGGTGCGGATGGCGCTGGGTGCGACGGCCAGGACGCTGCTGCGCCAGGCCATTGCGGAGAGCACGCTGCTGAGCCTTGCCGGCGGCCTGCTCGACATCGGTCTCGCTGCAATGGCCATTTATGGCGGACGAAACTTCCTGCCCTCGAATCTGCCGTTGGCCAATCAGATTGCTCTCAACTGGCGGGTCGCCGGCTTTGCGCTGCTGCTCGCCCTGCTCACAGGAGTTGTCGCGGGTCTTGCTCCAGGTCTGGCCTCGTTGCGGACCAACGTGAATGCCAGGCTCAAGGAGGGAGGTCGCACCGGCTCAGCTGGTAGCGCCCATGCCCGGCTGCGTTCGGCGCTGGTAGTGGCGGAGATTGCCGTGGCGCTGGTGTTGCTGGCTACCTCCGGCCTGCTGCTGCGCAGTTTTCAGAAGATGAACGAGGTGGATCTCGGCTTCCGGCCCGATCACGTCACCACGGCCGTCTATTCGCTCCCGCCGAAGCAATATGCGGCCCAGGCCAGGATCGATACCTTCAACCGTGACCTGCTCGCGCGCCTGCGCCAGCAGCCGGGAGTCATCTCTGTCGGGCTCACAACGACGATTCCGGCAACCGGTGACGGGCTCTGGAGCATGGTGCCGGAAGGCTATGTTGACCCCCGCGGTCCGGACCGCGCCTCGGCTTCACCGACTCAGGTGATTGGCGACTATTTCCAGACGATGGGTATTCCGCTGCTCGCCGGGCGCTATTTTACCGAGTCCGACACCGCTGACAATCAGTTGGTGGTCATCGTGAATCACGAGCTGGCCGAGCACTACTGGCCGCACCAGAGCCCGATCGGCAAGCGGTTGCGCGAGGGTACGGAGAAGTCGAAGACTCCGTGGTTGACGGTAGTGGGCGAGGTCGCCGACGCGAAGCTGGGCTCCCCGGACCAGGATGCCTCGGAGCAGTTTTACCTGCCGGTCGCGCAGCTGGAGAAGGATGCAGGCTCGGAGGCTTCGCCTGACGACTTGAACGGCAATGAGGGTTATGTGGTGGTGCGTACGGCGCTGCCGCCTGAGCAGATGGAGCCGACCATGCGTCGGGTCGTGCAGTCTCTCGATCCCGACCTGCCCCTCAGCGAGGTCGCGACCATGGAGCAGGTTCTGTCGCAGAGCGAGAGCTCGCGTCGTTTCAATACCGCTGTCATCGCCGCCTTTGCCGTTGCAGCCGTGCTGCTTGCCGGTCTCGGTATTTACAGCATCGTCGCCTTCTCGGTCGCCTCGCGCGTGCAGGAAATGGCCATTCGCCTTGCACTCGGCTCGCCGCGTGCGCGCATCCTCAGGCTGGTGCTGAGCTTTGGTGGCCGGCTCGCACTGCTGGGAGCCGGCCTTGGCATCGCCGGAACTTTAGTGACTTCGCGGCTGGTGCGCAGCTTTCTGTTTCAGGTCGGTCCCTTTGATCCGGTGGTGCTGCTGCTGGCTGCGGTTTCTGTCTTTGCTCTGGCGCTGCTGGCTTCGGCTATCCCCGCCTGGCGGGCAGCTCGCGTCGATCCCAACCATGCGCTGCATAGTGAGTAG
- a CDS encoding GGDEF domain-containing protein, with translation MIAASAGLLALHVLSVRLPGYAPVLVGDAILVAMPVLAIFLLCGRLGDIRPHLRFNAWCFSVGLGLWALGMVLFSISDITGRAEPLSDTLAVLCNFLYIVPVLLAVTLTIDEAGFSIFTVLDILQAALLAFLAYTHAFDASFSFHSIQNIPVQRLVHCYDFENFGLALIATLRAAAFPRTSRERRFFLLFSTWLWFYAVCAAIYNYFELRSLASSGVHDLLADLPWLVLCGMLATVQPREDDQVIDSPSFRGRTAIFLENSIAILFCLVMLGLGASLMARHLPWLSLAAMALALLLYGLRATIQQVRYASAQQELAAARDHLETLSLEDSLTRVANRRRFDQVLEESFAHSRRTGSPLSLLMLDIDHFKLLNDSYGHRVGDACLVRIAAALEAALNRAGDLPARYGGEEFAIILPDTSGLGAQRVAARIRSAVRALDIRYEEEQPRCVTVSIGIATCTLPGVIRPAHLIEAADQALYQAKQNGRDRVEVAPLPCVEATSLRA, from the coding sequence ATGATCGCGGCCTCGGCCGGGTTATTGGCCCTGCATGTGCTTTCTGTACGCCTGCCCGGCTATGCGCCTGTGCTTGTCGGCGACGCGATTCTGGTCGCCATGCCGGTGCTGGCCATTTTTCTGCTCTGCGGCCGGCTTGGGGATATCCGTCCGCACCTGCGCTTCAACGCCTGGTGTTTTTCCGTGGGCTTGGGGCTCTGGGCGCTGGGCATGGTGCTGTTCAGCATCTCCGACATTACAGGCCGAGCCGAGCCGCTCTCCGATACCCTGGCCGTCCTCTGTAATTTCCTTTACATCGTGCCCGTCCTGCTGGCGGTCACCCTCACCATCGACGAGGCCGGATTCAGCATCTTTACCGTCCTCGATATCCTGCAGGCCGCCCTGCTCGCGTTTCTGGCCTATACCCACGCCTTCGACGCCTCTTTCTCGTTCCATTCGATCCAGAACATCCCGGTGCAGCGGCTGGTCCACTGTTACGACTTCGAAAACTTCGGGCTGGCCCTGATTGCGACCCTGCGCGCCGCCGCCTTTCCCCGCACCTCGCGCGAACGCCGCTTTTTCCTCCTTTTCTCTACCTGGCTCTGGTTCTATGCGGTCTGCGCGGCCATTTACAACTACTTCGAACTCCGGTCTCTGGCCAGCAGCGGCGTGCATGATCTTCTCGCCGACCTGCCCTGGCTCGTCCTCTGCGGCATGCTGGCCACCGTCCAGCCGCGCGAGGACGATCAGGTCATCGATTCTCCGTCCTTCCGCGGCCGCACGGCCATCTTTCTCGAAAACAGCATCGCCATCCTCTTTTGCCTGGTGATGCTCGGTCTCGGCGCATCGCTGATGGCGCGGCACCTGCCCTGGCTGAGCCTCGCAGCCATGGCTCTCGCGCTACTCCTCTATGGCCTCCGCGCCACCATCCAGCAGGTGCGGTACGCCTCCGCGCAGCAGGAGTTGGCCGCCGCGCGCGATCACCTCGAAACCCTTTCACTCGAGGACTCGCTCACCCGCGTCGCCAACCGCCGCCGCTTCGATCAGGTGCTCGAGGAGTCCTTCGCGCATTCGCGGCGCACCGGCTCGCCGCTCTCGCTGCTCATGCTGGATATCGATCACTTCAAGCTGCTCAACGACAGCTACGGCCATCGCGTGGGCGACGCCTGCCTGGTCCGCATCGCCGCTGCGCTCGAGGCCGCGCTGAACCGCGCCGGCGATCTTCCTGCCCGTTACGGCGGCGAAGAGTTCGCCATCATTCTGCCCGACACCTCCGGCCTGGGAGCGCAGCGGGTCGCGGCCCGTATCCGCTCCGCTGTCCGCGCGCTCGATATCCGCTACGAGGAGGAGCAGCCCCGCTGCGTGACCGTGAGCATCGGTATTGCCACCTGCACCTTGCCGGGCGTGATCCGGCCCGCGCATCTGATCGAGGCTGCCGATCAGGCTCTCTACCAGGCCAAGCAGAACGGCCGTGACCGCGTGGAAGTCGCGCCGCTCCCCTGCGTCGAGGCCACCTCACTGCGCGCCTGA